The following are encoded in a window of Prevotella melaninogenica genomic DNA:
- a CDS encoding phospho-N-acetylmuramoyl-pentapeptide-transferase yields the protein MLYYIFRWLDQFGISGSHLWGYISFRSILAMILALIISAWFGERFIKYLKKKQITEVQRDAQIDPFGVKKIGVPSMGGIIIIVALLIPVVLLGRLRNIYLLLMIVTTIWLGFLGGMDDFIKIFKHDKEGLKGKYKIIGQVTIGLIVGLTLWASPDVKANMNLEVANQNGKEIVIKHEAKAEKTLKTTIPFVKSHNLDYSEIVGFLGKYKTAGGWILFVLMTIFVVTAVSNGANLNDGMDGMCAGNSAIIGVVLGILAYVSSHIQYAAYLNIMYIPGSEELVVFFMAFIGALIGFLWYNAYPAQVFMGDTGSLTIGGIIAVGAIIIHKELMLPILCGVFFVESLSVIVQVWYYKLGKRKGVKQRIFKRTPIHDNFRTQDSQLDPECKYLLKKPHSAVHESKITLRFIIVTIILAAMTIITLKIR from the coding sequence ATGTTATACTATATCTTCCGTTGGCTTGACCAGTTCGGTATCAGTGGTTCTCACCTTTGGGGCTACATCAGTTTCCGTTCTATCTTGGCAATGATATTAGCACTGATTATCTCTGCATGGTTCGGAGAACGCTTCATTAAATACCTCAAGAAGAAGCAGATTACAGAGGTACAACGAGATGCACAGATTGACCCATTTGGTGTCAAAAAGATTGGTGTACCATCAATGGGTGGTATTATCATCATCGTTGCCCTCTTGATTCCTGTCGTCTTGTTAGGTAGATTACGTAATATCTATCTGCTCTTGATGATTGTCACAACCATTTGGTTGGGTTTCCTCGGTGGTATGGATGACTTCATTAAGATATTCAAGCACGACAAGGAAGGACTGAAGGGTAAATATAAAATTATCGGACAAGTAACCATCGGACTCATCGTTGGCTTAACACTTTGGGCTTCTCCTGACGTCAAAGCTAACATGAACCTTGAGGTAGCCAATCAAAATGGCAAGGAAATCGTCATCAAACATGAGGCTAAAGCCGAAAAGACACTGAAGACGACCATTCCATTTGTAAAATCACATAATCTTGATTATTCAGAAATTGTAGGTTTCTTAGGTAAGTACAAAACTGCTGGTGGCTGGATTCTGTTTGTCCTTATGACCATCTTCGTTGTCACGGCTGTATCTAATGGTGCAAACCTTAACGACGGAATGGATGGTATGTGTGCAGGAAACTCCGCCATCATAGGTGTCGTATTGGGTATATTAGCCTACGTAAGTAGCCATATACAATACGCAGCCTACCTCAACATTATGTACATTCCAGGCTCGGAAGAGTTAGTAGTGTTCTTCATGGCATTCATTGGAGCATTGATAGGCTTCCTTTGGTACAATGCTTATCCTGCACAAGTGTTCATGGGTGACACGGGAAGTCTTACCATCGGAGGTATCATAGCAGTAGGTGCAATCATCATTCACAAGGAGTTGATGCTCCCTATTCTCTGTGGCGTATTCTTTGTTGAGAGCTTAAGTGTTATCGTACAGGTTTGGTACTACAAGTTAGGAAAGCGTAAAGGTGTTAAACAGCGTATCTTTAAGCGCACACCAATACATGACAACTTCCGTACACAAGATAGCCAACTCGATCCAGAGTGTAAGTATCTCTTGAAAAAACCACATAGTGCAGTGCATGAGAGTAAGATTACACTACGCTTCATCATCGTGACTATCATCCTCGCTGCAATGACTATCATCACACTGAAGATAAGATAA
- the murD gene encoding UDP-N-acetylmuramoyl-L-alanine--D-glutamate ligase, with protein sequence MKRIVILGAGESGAGAAVLAKKEGFDVFVSDMSAIKDKYKKMLDDRGIEWEEGQHTEEKILNADEIIKSPGIPKEAPIVQKLIAQGTHIISEIEFAGRYTNSKMICITGSNGKTTTTSLIYHIFKDAGYDAGLAGNIGNSLALQVAEDPHEYYIIELSSFQLDNMYDFRANIAILLNITPDHLDRYDYKFENYADAKMRIIQNQTKEDSFIYWNDDPVIKKELEKFDVHAVCYPFSELKEKGSIGYIEEGQYTIEQPEPFNMEQEDLSLTGRHNIYNSLAAGIASDISGIKKENIRKSLSDFPGVEHRLEKVCKVAGVQYINDSKATNVDACWYALESMRTPTILIIGGKDKGNDYNSIKDLVKQKCAGIVYLGADNKKLHDNFDDLGLPIRDTHSMKDCVAACAELAKPGDTVLLSPCCASFDLFKNMEDRGEQFKSYVRAL encoded by the coding sequence ATGAAAAGAATAGTAATACTTGGTGCCGGTGAAAGTGGTGCCGGCGCAGCCGTATTGGCAAAGAAAGAAGGCTTTGATGTCTTTGTTTCTGACATGTCAGCCATTAAGGACAAGTATAAGAAGATGCTTGATGACCGTGGTATAGAATGGGAAGAGGGACAACACACAGAAGAGAAGATTCTCAATGCTGATGAAATCATCAAGAGTCCTGGTATTCCTAAAGAAGCTCCTATTGTTCAGAAACTTATCGCACAGGGTACACATATCATTAGTGAAATAGAATTTGCTGGTCGATACACCAACTCTAAGATGATATGTATTACAGGAAGTAATGGAAAGACCACAACAACGAGCCTCATCTATCATATCTTCAAAGATGCTGGTTACGACGCTGGTTTGGCTGGTAACATTGGTAACAGTCTTGCACTGCAAGTAGCAGAAGACCCACATGAGTATTATATCATTGAGTTGAGCAGCTTCCAGTTGGACAATATGTATGACTTCCGTGCCAATATTGCCATCCTTCTCAATATCACCCCTGACCACTTGGACCGCTATGACTACAAGTTTGAGAACTACGCAGACGCTAAGATGCGTATCATTCAGAATCAAACCAAGGAGGATAGCTTCATTTACTGGAACGATGACCCTGTCATCAAGAAGGAACTCGAGAAGTTTGATGTACATGCCGTATGCTATCCATTCTCTGAATTAAAGGAGAAGGGCAGTATCGGTTACATTGAAGAAGGACAGTATACGATTGAACAGCCTGAGCCATTCAACATGGAGCAGGAAGACCTTTCGCTCACAGGACGTCACAACATTTACAACTCTTTAGCTGCAGGTATTGCTTCTGATATCAGCGGTATTAAGAAAGAAAACATCCGCAAGAGTCTGAGCGACTTCCCTGGCGTTGAACATAGATTGGAAAAGGTATGTAAGGTTGCTGGCGTACAATACATCAACGACTCTAAGGCTACCAATGTTGATGCTTGCTGGTATGCACTCGAAAGTATGCGCACACCAACAATCTTGATTATTGGTGGCAAGGATAAGGGAAATGACTATAACAGTATTAAGGACTTAGTTAAGCAGAAGTGTGCTGGCATTGTATACCTTGGCGCTGACAATAAGAAGCTACATGACAACTTCGACGACCTCGGTCTTCCTATCCGCGACACCCATTCCATGAAGGATTGTGTTGCAGCTTGTGCAGAGTTAGCAAAGCCTGGTGACACAGTTCTCCTAAGCCCATGCTGTGCAAGCTTCGATCTTTTTAAGAATATGGAAGACCGTGGCGAGCAGTTCAAGAGCTATGTAAGAGCATTGTAG
- a CDS encoding FtsW/RodA/SpoVE family cell cycle protein: MKNKSLSNIFKGDKVIWMVFFFLCIISIIEVYSASSSLSYTGGNYWSPIIYHCSILVVGIALMVVVLNIKCRYFKLITPIVLGMSILMLIWVLVAGQSTNGASRWISFAGIQFQPSELGKGALVLAIAQILSAMQTEHGADRKAFKYIMWLSGGIILLILGENLSTAMLIGLTVVLMMFVGRVPFNQLGRLIGFIVLLGVFVLSMVMLVGDDKKAEDELSAKQNLTEQTVTAQQEESPGFIGKILHRADTWKARVKKFFSNEYVAPKDYDLDKDAQVAHANIAIASSDVVGKGPGNSNERDFLSQAFSDFIYAIIIEEGGIEGAIFVALLYIILLFRTGIIANRCENSFPAFLAMGIAFLLVTQALFNMLVAVGLAPVTGQPLPLISKGGTSTIINCVYIGVILSVSRSAKKKKEEKKPSEKVSHAIV, encoded by the coding sequence ATGAAGAATAAATCTCTCAGTAACATATTCAAAGGAGACAAGGTTATTTGGATGGTCTTCTTCTTCCTATGTATCATCAGTATCATTGAGGTATATTCAGCCTCAAGTTCACTGTCGTACACAGGAGGTAACTACTGGAGCCCTATCATCTACCATTGCAGCATCCTTGTTGTTGGCATTGCTTTGATGGTGGTTGTATTAAATATTAAATGTCGTTACTTCAAACTTATCACACCGATTGTACTGGGCATGTCCATACTGATGCTTATATGGGTGCTCGTAGCAGGACAAAGTACGAATGGAGCAAGCCGATGGATTAGTTTTGCAGGTATACAATTCCAACCTTCCGAATTAGGCAAGGGTGCTTTGGTATTAGCCATTGCACAGATACTTAGTGCAATGCAAACCGAACATGGAGCAGATCGAAAAGCCTTTAAATATATCATGTGGCTATCTGGTGGTATTATTCTCCTGATTCTTGGTGAGAATCTTTCCACAGCTATGCTCATTGGTTTGACCGTAGTATTGATGATGTTTGTGGGAAGAGTTCCTTTTAATCAGTTAGGTCGTTTGATCGGTTTCATCGTCTTACTTGGAGTTTTCGTCCTATCTATGGTGATGCTTGTGGGTGATGACAAGAAAGCTGAGGACGAATTATCTGCCAAACAAAACCTTACAGAACAGACGGTAACTGCACAGCAAGAGGAATCACCCGGATTCATTGGTAAAATTCTCCACCGCGCTGACACATGGAAGGCACGTGTCAAGAAATTCTTTAGTAACGAATATGTTGCACCAAAAGATTACGACTTAGATAAAGATGCGCAGGTGGCACATGCTAACATAGCCATCGCTTCATCAGATGTCGTTGGTAAAGGACCAGGAAACTCTAATGAAAGAGACTTTCTTTCGCAAGCCTTCTCCGACTTTATCTATGCGATTATCATTGAAGAAGGAGGTATCGAAGGAGCCATCTTTGTGGCACTCCTATATATTATCCTTCTGTTCAGAACTGGAATTATAGCCAACCGGTGTGAAAATTCTTTCCCTGCTTTCCTCGCTATGGGTATCGCTTTCCTCTTGGTTACACAGGCGTTATTCAATATGTTAGTAGCAGTAGGATTGGCGCCAGTAACAGGACAACCACTTCCTCTTATCAGTAAGGGTGGTACTTCAACTATCATTAATTGCGTCTACATAGGCGTAATACTCAGTGTAAGCCGTTCGGCAAAGAAAAAGAAAGAAGAAAAGAAACCTTCAGAGAAAGTTTCACATGCAATAGTCTAA